A stretch of the Lolium perenne isolate Kyuss_39 chromosome 3, Kyuss_2.0, whole genome shotgun sequence genome encodes the following:
- the LOC127345899 gene encoding serine hydroxymethyltransferase 4: MDSVASWGLTPLAAADPDVFDLIEREKRRQRSGIELIASENFTSFAVIEALGSALTNKYSEGMPGNRYYGGNDVIDEIENLCAARALAAFRLDAALWGVNVQPYSGSPANFAAYTALLSPHDRIMGLDLPSGGHLTHGYYTAGGKKISATSIYFESLPYKVSAADGYIDYAKLEEKAMDFRPKLLICGGSAYPRDWDYAKLRAVADKVGAMLLCDMAHISGLVAAQEAANPFEFCDVVTTTTHKSLRGPRAGMIFYRKGPKPAKKGQPEGAVYDYEDKINFAVFPSLQGGPHNHQIAALAVALKQTMTPGFKAYAKQVKANAVAVGNYLMSKGYKMVTDGTDNHLVLWDLRPLGLTGNKVEKLCDLCNITLNKNAVFGDSSALSPGGVRIGAPAMTSRGLVEKDFEQIAEFLHQAVTICLNIQKQHGKLLKDFSKGLVNNKDIENLKVEVEKFATSFDMPGFTLESMKYKE; the protein is encoded by the exons ATGGACTCCGTCGCGTCGTGGGGGCTGACCCCGCTGGCCGCCGCCGACCCGGACGTCTTCGACCTCATCGAGCGGGAGAAGCGGCGGCAGCGGAGCGGGATCGAGCTCATCGCCTCGGAGAACTTCACCTCCTTCGCCGTCATCGAGGCGCTCGGCTCCGCGCTCACCAACAAGTACTCCGAGGGCATGCCGGGCAACCGCTACTACGGCGGCAACGACGTCATCGACGAGATCGAGAACCTCTGCGCCGCGCGGGCCCTCGCCGCCTTCCGCCTCGACGCCGCCCTGTGGGGCGTCAACGTGCAGCCCTACTCCGGCTCGCCCGCCAACTTCGCCGCCTACACCGCGCTCCTCAGCCCGCACGACCGCATCATGGGCCTCGACCTCCCCTCCGGCGGCCACCTCACGCACGGCTACTACACCGCCGGCGGCAAGAAGATCTCCGCCACCTCCATCTACTTCGAGAGCCTGCCATACAAGGTCAGCGCCGCCGACGGATACATCGACTACGCCAAGCTCGAGGAGAAGGCCATGGACTTCCGCCCCAAGCTGCTCATCTGCGGCGGCAGCGCCTACCCGAGGGACTGGGACTACGCGAAGCTCAGGGCGGTCGCCGACAAGGTTGGGGCCATGCTGCTCTGCGACATGGCGCACATCAGCGGACTAGTCGCCGCGCAG GAAGCTGCAAATCCTTTTGAGTTCTGTGACGTGGTTACCACTACCACGCACAAGTCTCTCCGAGGACCAAGGGCTGGCATGATCTTCTACCGCAAGGGCCCCAAGCCTGCAAAGAAGGGTCAACCCGAGGGTGCTGTTTACGactatgaggacaagatcaacttTGCCGTGTTCCCATCGCTCCAAGGTGGTCCTCACAACCACCAGATTGCTGCCCTTGCTGTCGCCTTGAAGCAAACCATGACACCTGGATTCAAGGCCTACGCAAAGCAGGTCAAGGCCAATGCTGTCGCCGTCGGAAACTACCTCATGAGCAAAGGATACAAGATGGTGACCGATGGAACTGACAACCACCTTGTTCTATGGGATCTCCGCCCTCTTGGCTTGACTG GAAACAAGGTCGAAAAGCTCTGTGACCTTTGTAACATTACACTGAACAAGAATGCAGTCTTTGGTGACAGCAGTGCATTGTCTCCGGGTGGTGTCCGCATTG GTGCTCCTGCGATGACTTCAAGGGGTCTGGTCGAGAAGGATTTTGAGCAGATTGCTGAGTTCCTCCACCAGGCTGTGACAATCTGCCTGAACATTCAGAAGCAGCACGGCAAACTTCTCAAGGACTTCTCTAAGGGCCTAGTGAACAACAAGGACATTGAGAACCTCAAGGTTGAGGTCGAGAAGTTTGCCACCTCCTTCGACATGCCTGGCTTCACGCTTGAGAGCATGAAGTACAAGGAGTAA